In Agelaius phoeniceus isolate bAgePho1 chromosome 18, bAgePho1.hap1, whole genome shotgun sequence, one genomic interval encodes:
- the PLA2G3 gene encoding group 3 secretory phospholipase A2 isoform X1, which yields MWARAVLACAALCACARAWLGGPVCAREAAGAGGARYVAFLSAGTATGPALVESVWAAPGRLRACWARRDPRLARAFRAACAQRPPAAPGAALRGALSALWRRRAACTDPVSPGPQRRRRRGWTLPGTLWCGAGNSAGNWSELGLFRGPDRCCREHDQCWAQITALQFSYGIRNYRLHTVSHCDCDTRFRQCLLAINDTVSNIIGVTFFNLLEVPCFVLEESEECIQWHWWGGCERYGVVPLARMVQQNQYHPSLPAEERGSPTVQPPSKGRNFSRTGRKRFRQKLRAKPGHRQARRHKTAQQPQGPGTPASDRDKTELTTRHPAVRWALEPGRATASTVSGQDLVGPEQGAGISARPRCGSLGPSPATAQCGATPVPAVKGRRQQGPGRGCRCSKHLGKCEHQIAPHEVRYQLHNVDSRTLFHCNCTRRLARCLHRARDCSNMDLAVLADHITMDCFVLELPAACSPGRGSQHSSCTMMTRAVLVPAQQLKKILRRWGPPHVSSKAKHLHGKTHARRGTLCEQCHQHRVVEQTPAWPHTVR from the exons ATGTGGGCGCGCGCGGTTCTGGCCTGTGCGGCACTGTGCGCATGCGCACGCGCTTGGCTCGGCGGGCCCGTGTGCGCGCGGGAggcggcgggcgcgggcggCGCGCGGTACGTGGCGTTCCTGAGCGCCGGCACCGCCACCGGACCCGCGCTGGTCGAGAGCGTCTGGGCTGCCCCCGGCCGCCTCCGCGCCTGCTGGGCCCGCCGCGATCCGCGCCTCGCCCGTGCCTTCCGTGCCGCCTGCGCGCAACGCCCTCCTGCCGCGCCCGGAGCTGCGCTGCGCGGGGCCCTGTCCGCGCTGTGGCGGCGTCGTGCTGCCTGCACCGACCCCGTGTCGCCGGGACCGcaacgccgccgccgccggggctgGACGCTGCCAGGAACGCTGTGGTGCGGCGCGGGGAACTCGGCGGGGAACTGGAGCGAGCTGG GGCTCTTCCGCGGCCCCGACCGGTGCTGTCGGGAGCATGACCAGTGCTGGGCGCAGATCACGGCACTGCAGTTCAGTTACGGCATCCGCAACTATCGCCTGCACACCGTGTCCCACTGCGATTGCGACACCAG GTTCCGGCAGTGCCTGCTCGCCATCAACGACACCGTTTCCAACATCATCGGCGTCACATTCTTCAACTTGTTGGAGGTACCGTGCTTTGTGCTGGAAGAGAGCGAGGAGTGCATCCAGTGGCACTGGTGGGGCGG gtgtgagcGTTATGGAGTAGTGCCTCTGGCCAGGATGGTGCAGCAGAATCAGTACCACCCCAGCCTAccagcagaggagaggggcagCCCCACTGTGCAGCCCCCGAGCAAGGGAAGGAATTTCTCTAGAACAGGGCGTAAGCGGTTTCGACAGAAACTGAGGGCAAAGCCTGGGCACCGCCAGGCACGGAGACATaagacagcccagcagccacagggccCAGGTACCCCTGCGTCAGACAGGGACAAGACTGAGCTCACAACCAGGCACCCAGCAGTGCGTTGGGCGCTAGAGCCTGGCCGTGCAACAGCATCGACAGTGTCAGGACAGGATTTGGTTGGACCAGAGCAAGGAGCTGGAATCTCAGCACGTCCTCGGTGTGGCAGCCTTGGACCCAGCCCAGCCACAGCGCAGTGTGGAGCCACCCCCGTACCAGCTGTGAAGGGGcgcaggcagcagg GCCCGGGCAGGGGGTGCAGGTGCAGCAAGCACCTGGGTAAGTGTGAGCACCAGATTGCACCCCATGAGGTGAGGTACCAGCTGCACAACGTGGACAGCCGGACACTCTTCCACTGCAACTGCACGCGCAG gctgGCACGGTGCCTCCACAGGGCAAGGGACTGCAGCAACATGGACTTGGCTGTCCTGGCTGACCACATCACCATGGACTGCTTTGTGCTagagctgcctgctgcctgcagcccaggcagggggTCACAGCACAG cagctgTACCATGatgaccagggctgtgcttgtacctgcacagcagctcaaAAAGATTCTAAGACGCTGGGGCCCTCCGCATGTGAGCTCCAAGGCCAAGCATCTACACGGGAAGACACATGCCAGGCGAGGTACCCTCTGTGAGCAGTGCCACCAGCATCGGGTTGTAGAGCAGACACCAGCTTGGCCCCACACAGTGCGTTGA
- the PLA2G3 gene encoding group 3 secretory phospholipase A2 isoform X2, whose amino-acid sequence MWARAVLACAALCACARAWLGGPVCAREAAGAGGARYVAFLSAGTATGPALVESVWAAPGRLRACWARRDPRLARAFRAACAQRPPAAPGAALRGALSALWRRRAACTDPVSPGPQRRRRRGWTLPGTLWCGAGNSAGNWSELGLFRGPDRCCREHDQCWAQITALQFSYGIRNYRLHTVSHCDCDTRFRQCLLAINDTVSNIIGVTFFNLLEVPCFVLEESEECIQWHWWGGCERYGVVPLARMVQQNQYHPSLPAEERGSPTVQPPSKGRNFSRTGRKRFRQKLRAKPGHRQARRHKTAQQPQGPGTPASDRDKTELTTRHPAVRWALEPGRATASTVSGQDLVGPEQGAGISARPRCGSLGPSPATAQCGATPVPAVKGRRQQGPGRGCRCSKHLGKCEHQIAPHEVRYQLHNVDSRTLFHCNCTRRLARCLHRARDCSNMDLAVLADHITMDCFVLELPAACSPGRGSQHSCTMMTRAVLVPAQQLKKILRRWGPPHVSSKAKHLHGKTHARRGTLCEQCHQHRVVEQTPAWPHTVR is encoded by the exons ATGTGGGCGCGCGCGGTTCTGGCCTGTGCGGCACTGTGCGCATGCGCACGCGCTTGGCTCGGCGGGCCCGTGTGCGCGCGGGAggcggcgggcgcgggcggCGCGCGGTACGTGGCGTTCCTGAGCGCCGGCACCGCCACCGGACCCGCGCTGGTCGAGAGCGTCTGGGCTGCCCCCGGCCGCCTCCGCGCCTGCTGGGCCCGCCGCGATCCGCGCCTCGCCCGTGCCTTCCGTGCCGCCTGCGCGCAACGCCCTCCTGCCGCGCCCGGAGCTGCGCTGCGCGGGGCCCTGTCCGCGCTGTGGCGGCGTCGTGCTGCCTGCACCGACCCCGTGTCGCCGGGACCGcaacgccgccgccgccggggctgGACGCTGCCAGGAACGCTGTGGTGCGGCGCGGGGAACTCGGCGGGGAACTGGAGCGAGCTGG GGCTCTTCCGCGGCCCCGACCGGTGCTGTCGGGAGCATGACCAGTGCTGGGCGCAGATCACGGCACTGCAGTTCAGTTACGGCATCCGCAACTATCGCCTGCACACCGTGTCCCACTGCGATTGCGACACCAG GTTCCGGCAGTGCCTGCTCGCCATCAACGACACCGTTTCCAACATCATCGGCGTCACATTCTTCAACTTGTTGGAGGTACCGTGCTTTGTGCTGGAAGAGAGCGAGGAGTGCATCCAGTGGCACTGGTGGGGCGG gtgtgagcGTTATGGAGTAGTGCCTCTGGCCAGGATGGTGCAGCAGAATCAGTACCACCCCAGCCTAccagcagaggagaggggcagCCCCACTGTGCAGCCCCCGAGCAAGGGAAGGAATTTCTCTAGAACAGGGCGTAAGCGGTTTCGACAGAAACTGAGGGCAAAGCCTGGGCACCGCCAGGCACGGAGACATaagacagcccagcagccacagggccCAGGTACCCCTGCGTCAGACAGGGACAAGACTGAGCTCACAACCAGGCACCCAGCAGTGCGTTGGGCGCTAGAGCCTGGCCGTGCAACAGCATCGACAGTGTCAGGACAGGATTTGGTTGGACCAGAGCAAGGAGCTGGAATCTCAGCACGTCCTCGGTGTGGCAGCCTTGGACCCAGCCCAGCCACAGCGCAGTGTGGAGCCACCCCCGTACCAGCTGTGAAGGGGcgcaggcagcagg GCCCGGGCAGGGGGTGCAGGTGCAGCAAGCACCTGGGTAAGTGTGAGCACCAGATTGCACCCCATGAGGTGAGGTACCAGCTGCACAACGTGGACAGCCGGACACTCTTCCACTGCAACTGCACGCGCAG gctgGCACGGTGCCTCCACAGGGCAAGGGACTGCAGCAACATGGACTTGGCTGTCCTGGCTGACCACATCACCATGGACTGCTTTGTGCTagagctgcctgctgcctgcagcccaggcagggggTCACAGCACAG ctgTACCATGatgaccagggctgtgcttgtacctgcacagcagctcaaAAAGATTCTAAGACGCTGGGGCCCTCCGCATGTGAGCTCCAAGGCCAAGCATCTACACGGGAAGACACATGCCAGGCGAGGTACCCTCTGTGAGCAGTGCCACCAGCATCGGGTTGTAGAGCAGACACCAGCTTGGCCCCACACAGTGCGTTGA